One window from the genome of Salvia miltiorrhiza cultivar Shanhuang (shh) chromosome 7, IMPLAD_Smil_shh, whole genome shotgun sequence encodes:
- the LOC130994352 gene encoding uncharacterized protein LOC130994352 — MTEWKNVLVRYGGYWNDVLYCGGGATFAYVQTNNISISELRQNINYYLMTNSLSTVYNLYYLSRSRSGRIIRSLLSTNDQLSRLCAFEVKPEVYVTHDGGTSQSEQEVYRPSIEIPYASTYEHPPQPTSFEEPISNHMRGFDWFADNNDDEEYVPSTDTDDEEDEDDEEAEERESARVDYGTFAEHIAWIRREGGIRQLMSMIMQTNPQKLEEELGPEQTAEMSNWLVQVVPKDFSVNLFGGRLRLSRDVVALVLLSSRLLGSSCS, encoded by the coding sequence ATGACGGAGTGGAAAAACGTCCTTGTGAGATATGGAGGATATTGGAATGATGTCTTATATTGTGGTGGAGGTGCTACATTTGCTTATGTTCAGACAAATAACATAAGCATTTCGGAGTTAAGGCAAAATATCAATTACTACTTGATGACAAATTCACTTAGTACCGTCTACAATTTATACTATCTATCGAGATCTCGAAGTGGCAGGATCATCCGATCTCTTTTAAGTACTAATGACCAACTTTCTCGACTTTGTGCTTTTGAGGTCAAGCCAGAGGTTTATGTGACACATGATGGTGGCACTTCCCAATCGGAGCAAGAAGTTTATCGACCTTCGATCGAGATACCGTATGCATCTACTTATGAGCACCCTCCTCAGCCCACTTCATTCGAGGAGCCCATCTCAAACCACATGAGAGGTTTTGATTGGTTTGctgataataatgatgatgaagAGTATGTTCCATCAACAGACActgatgatgaagaagatgaggatgatGAAGAAGCAGAGGAGCGTGAGTCTGCTCGAGTTGATTATGGCACATTTGCTGAGCATATTGCTTGGATTCGTCGGGAGGGAGGAATCAGGCAGCTTATGTCCATGATAATGCAGACAAACCCGCAAAAGCTTGAAGAAGAGTTGGGACCCGAACAAACTGCAGAAATGAGCAATTGGCTAGTTCAGGTGGTTCCGAAGGATTTTTCAGTCAATTTATTTGGAGGTCGACTACGCTTATCTCGAGATGTCGTCGCCCTCGTCCTCCTTTCCTCTCGTCTCCTCGGTAGTTCATGCTCCTGA